In the Flavisolibacter tropicus genome, one interval contains:
- a CDS encoding SusC/RagA family TonB-linked outer membrane protein — protein MRSKLLLAWIMLFMSALSFAQGTNLPVITGVVKDEGGQPLAGVSVSIKNSKIGTTTNAAGSYSIKLPNTANVILVFTSVGLEAQEVKVGTQKAVDVTLKKAVTQQDEVVVVAYSTQKKSEVVGSMTTVKPSELRIPANNLTQAFAGKVAGVIAFQSSGEPGADNADFFIRGVSTFGYRNGPLILIDNVEASTTDLARLQVDDVASFSIMKDATATALYGAKGANGVILIKTKEGKNGKVNVTARIENKISQSTKNVELADPVTYMELANEANLTRNPLNGYRYSKSKIENTRAGADPFVFPATDWQKMLLKDYSLNQRGNISLSGGGGVARYYVSGSMSLDNGILKVDNKSNFNSNPKLASYSIRSNVNIDLGKTTELQTRISGNFDDYTGPIKGGNKVFADIMQTNPVLFPAYYENTEKTSYVKHIMFGNYGNGSYNNPYAELQKGYRQSASSVINAQVQLLQNLNFITKGLSARGLLSIQRTSSAAIVRAYNPFFYSLSNYDYVTKSYDLNPINAEAVTGVVAPIGTEFLTGSESTKDVASEFYSEVAVDYKRVLKDRHSLSGTLVGIAKNSLNPGTSNDLILSLPYRNLGVSGRATYVYDARYAAEFNFGYNGSERFHASKRWGFFPSAGLGYTVSNEKFWDGRLKDLVTKLKLKATYGLVGNDAIGSIQDRFFYLSSINMNSATKRANFGYPSDYIVNGIDINRYANKDITWEVAEKSNVGFEMTLLKKLNIQADAYQDRRSNILMTRASIPTTMGLDTSAIPRANVGKASSQGIDLAMDMDFNLTKKWWVKGMANFTYATSKYERYEEPVYISELDGKTIQLDNLTHVGKSLSQQWGFIAERLFVDDKDAANSPLQSFGPYGGGDIKYRDINKDGKITDLDKVPLGHPTVPEIVYGFGFSTGYKGFDFSIFFQGLARRSFWIDASATSPFVNDQRLLLQAYADDHWSEENRNIYALWPRLSPTVNANNVQRSTWFMRDGSLLRIKQAEVGYTLPKRAMDKLGLSNARFYLNCNNLYTFSNFKLWDIEMGGNGLAYPIQRVTNLGVTISFK, from the coding sequence ATGAGATCCAAACTATTGCTAGCCTGGATAATGCTGTTCATGTCGGCCCTCTCGTTTGCACAGGGGACCAACCTGCCAGTAATTACAGGCGTTGTGAAAGATGAAGGCGGCCAGCCCTTAGCCGGAGTGTCGGTTAGTATTAAAAATTCCAAAATAGGAACTACTACCAATGCTGCCGGTTCGTATTCCATCAAATTACCGAATACGGCTAATGTAATTCTTGTTTTTACTTCTGTTGGTTTGGAAGCCCAGGAAGTGAAAGTGGGTACACAGAAGGCAGTTGATGTTACCTTGAAAAAAGCGGTGACACAACAGGATGAAGTTGTGGTAGTAGCATATTCAACTCAAAAGAAAAGCGAAGTGGTAGGCTCTATGACAACCGTTAAGCCCAGTGAGCTAAGAATTCCGGCAAATAACCTGACTCAGGCATTTGCAGGAAAAGTGGCCGGTGTCATTGCCTTTCAATCAAGCGGTGAACCTGGAGCAGACAATGCGGATTTTTTTATTCGCGGTGTCTCTACGTTCGGTTACAGAAATGGTCCATTGATCTTAATTGATAACGTTGAAGCCTCTACTACTGATTTAGCCCGGTTGCAGGTAGATGATGTTGCCAGTTTTAGCATTATGAAAGATGCTACAGCAACGGCTTTATATGGTGCAAAAGGAGCCAATGGGGTTATCTTAATTAAGACCAAAGAGGGTAAGAATGGAAAAGTGAATGTAACCGCCCGAATTGAAAATAAAATTTCACAGTCTACAAAGAATGTTGAACTGGCCGATCCTGTAACGTATATGGAACTGGCTAACGAAGCCAATTTGACACGTAATCCTTTGAATGGGTATCGTTATTCGAAATCAAAAATTGAGAATACCAGAGCGGGTGCGGATCCTTTCGTATTTCCGGCTACTGACTGGCAGAAAATGCTGCTGAAAGATTACAGTCTTAATCAGCGTGGAAATATCAGTTTAAGTGGTGGGGGCGGTGTAGCCCGTTATTATGTATCAGGATCTATGAGTTTGGATAATGGTATCTTAAAAGTGGATAACAAGAGTAATTTCAACAGTAATCCTAAGTTAGCTTCTTACTCTATCCGCTCTAATGTAAACATTGACTTAGGAAAGACCACTGAATTGCAGACGCGCATTTCGGGCAATTTCGATGATTATACAGGCCCGATTAAAGGAGGAAATAAAGTGTTTGCTGATATCATGCAAACCAATCCTGTTTTATTCCCGGCTTATTATGAAAACACGGAAAAGACCAGTTATGTTAAGCATATCATGTTCGGTAACTACGGAAATGGTAGTTACAATAACCCATATGCCGAATTACAGAAAGGATACAGACAGTCTGCTTCCTCTGTAATTAATGCGCAGGTGCAGCTATTGCAGAATTTGAATTTTATTACAAAAGGACTTTCTGCCAGAGGCTTGCTAAGTATTCAGCGTACTTCTTCTGCTGCTATTGTACGGGCGTACAATCCATTCTTCTATAGTTTATCTAACTATGATTACGTTACTAAATCCTATGATCTGAATCCGATCAATGCTGAAGCGGTAACAGGAGTTGTAGCGCCGATAGGTACCGAGTTTTTGACTGGCTCTGAATCAACGAAAGATGTAGCTTCTGAGTTTTATAGCGAGGTGGCCGTTGATTATAAACGTGTTTTAAAGGATCGTCACAGTCTTAGCGGTACACTGGTGGGGATTGCAAAAAACAGCTTAAATCCCGGTACTTCTAATGATTTGATCCTTTCATTGCCTTATAGAAATTTAGGTGTTTCAGGAAGAGCTACTTATGTGTATGATGCACGTTATGCAGCTGAATTCAATTTTGGCTACAATGGGTCTGAACGTTTTCATGCCTCCAAGCGCTGGGGCTTTTTCCCTTCTGCGGGCCTTGGCTATACAGTCTCCAACGAAAAGTTTTGGGATGGCCGTTTGAAAGACCTGGTGACGAAATTGAAACTGAAAGCTACGTATGGTTTAGTGGGTAATGATGCTATTGGAAGCATTCAGGATCGATTCTTCTATTTGTCATCTATCAACATGAACAGTGCTACCAAAAGAGCAAACTTTGGATACCCTAGTGATTATATAGTGAATGGAATTGACATTAACCGTTATGCCAATAAGGACATTACCTGGGAGGTTGCAGAAAAGAGCAATGTGGGATTCGAAATGACATTGTTGAAGAAACTAAATATACAGGCAGATGCCTACCAGGATAGAAGAAGCAATATTTTAATGACAAGAGCTTCTATACCTACAACAATGGGATTGGATACAAGTGCCATTCCAAGAGCCAATGTAGGTAAAGCCTCTTCTCAAGGGATTGACCTTGCCATGGATATGGATTTTAACCTGACCAAGAAATGGTGGGTAAAAGGAATGGCCAATTTTACCTATGCTACCAGCAAATACGAAAGGTATGAAGAGCCCGTGTATATATCTGAGTTAGATGGCAAGACCATTCAGCTGGATAATTTAACGCATGTTGGAAAATCGTTATCACAACAATGGGGCTTTATTGCGGAGCGTTTATTTGTAGATGATAAAGATGCCGCCAATTCTCCTTTGCAATCGTTTGGACCTTATGGGGGTGGCGATATTAAATACAGAGATATTAATAAGGATGGAAAAATCACTGATCTTGACAAAGTGCCTCTTGGACACCCTACTGTTCCTGAAATAGTGTATGGCTTTGGGTTTTCTACCGGCTATAAAGGTTTTGATTTTTCTATATTCTTCCAAGGCCTGGCCCGCAGATCATTTTGGATTGATGCCAGCGCCACTTCTCCTTTTGTAAATGATCAAAGACTGTTGTTACAGGCGTATGCTGATGATCATTGGAGTGAAGAAAACAGGAACATTTATGCACTGTGGCCACGTTTAAGCCCTACAGTGAATGCCAATAATGTGCAAAGAAGCACTTGGTTTATGCGCGACGGCTCATTGCTTCGCATCAAGCAGGCGGAAGTGGGTTATACACTGCCTAAAAGAGCAATGGACAAATTAGGCCTGTCAAATGCCCGATTCTATTTGAATTGCAATAACCTCTACACCTTCAGCAACTTTAAGTTGTGGGATATAGAAATGGGAGGTAATGGTTTAGCCTATCCTATTCAGCGGGTAACCAATTTGGGTGTTACTATTTCATTCAAGTAA
- a CDS encoding serine hydrolase domain-containing protein translates to MRLRKKILTVIGLFVFVLLLFGIWYAWRAFPIISGYGAKNMASAIYLQHRKPADILKEDLGSFPLSLGTFTVNEEDSSVTGSVWGLAKRKAIYRKGLGCTLINGYSEDDIRHQQFALPASQHPNADSLTWPYGDRVNDSLPPRVNKAMLQKAITNAMQATSEGKPAYTRAVLVVYDGKIVGEQYAPGFDKNTVMLGWSMSKSLTGALIGILVKEGKLNVNAPAPVPEWKGTDKEAITLKELLQQTSGLDFIEDYANPSEVTNMLFKEGDMAAYTAHLPLKDKPGSVFYYSSGNSNILSRIIRQTVGEQQYAAFPYQALFHKIGMYSALLEPDASGTFIGSSYSYATARDFARFGLLYYNKGVWNGEQILPTQWVQQSITPSSADPLKQYGYQFWLNGFSETNPAQREYPDVPSDLFYASGYGGQHVYIIPSKKLVVVRMGLQKIDGNAFLKEVIQAVGG, encoded by the coding sequence ATGCGATTACGAAAAAAGATTCTAACAGTCATTGGCCTATTTGTATTCGTCCTATTGTTGTTTGGTATATGGTATGCCTGGCGGGCCTTTCCGATTATAAGTGGCTACGGTGCCAAGAATATGGCATCAGCTATTTACTTACAACATCGTAAGCCTGCCGATATTTTGAAAGAGGACTTAGGCAGTTTTCCGCTGTCACTGGGAACATTTACCGTTAATGAAGAAGATTCTTCCGTAACCGGCTCTGTGTGGGGGCTGGCCAAACGCAAGGCCATTTACCGTAAAGGACTTGGCTGTACATTGATAAATGGTTATAGTGAAGATGACATTCGGCATCAACAGTTTGCTTTGCCTGCCAGTCAACATCCTAATGCCGATTCGTTGACATGGCCCTATGGCGATCGGGTAAATGATAGTCTGCCTCCGCGGGTAAACAAGGCCATGCTGCAAAAGGCCATTACTAATGCCATGCAAGCCACCTCAGAAGGTAAGCCTGCCTATACACGTGCGGTGCTGGTAGTGTATGATGGTAAGATCGTAGGCGAGCAATATGCTCCCGGATTTGATAAGAATACTGTGATGCTGGGATGGTCCATGTCTAAAAGTCTTACCGGCGCCCTGATAGGTATATTAGTGAAAGAGGGAAAACTGAATGTGAATGCACCCGCACCCGTACCGGAATGGAAAGGCACCGATAAAGAAGCTATTACCTTAAAGGAACTGCTGCAGCAAACCAGCGGACTAGATTTCATAGAGGATTATGCCAACCCTAGCGAGGTGACCAATATGCTGTTTAAAGAGGGCGATATGGCGGCTTATACCGCGCACCTGCCCCTGAAGGATAAGCCAGGCAGTGTGTTTTATTATTCCAGCGGCAATAGTAATATTCTGAGCCGCATTATACGGCAAACAGTAGGGGAGCAGCAGTATGCGGCGTTTCCTTACCAGGCCCTTTTTCATAAAATTGGAATGTACTCCGCGCTGTTGGAGCCGGATGCGTCGGGTACCTTTATTGGCTCTTCGTACAGCTATGCTACGGCGCGAGATTTTGCCCGCTTTGGTTTGTTGTATTACAACAAGGGTGTGTGGAATGGTGAACAAATATTACCCACTCAATGGGTGCAACAATCGATTACTCCATCTAGTGCAGATCCGCTGAAACAATATGGCTACCAGTTTTGGTTGAATGGTTTTAGTGAAACCAATCCAGCGCAGCGAGAGTATCCGGATGTACCTTCTGATCTATTCTATGCGAGCGGATATGGTGGCCAGCATGTCTATATTATTCCATCAAAAAAGCTGGTGGTGGTAAGAATGGGTTTGCAGAAGATCGATGGCAATGCATTCTTGAAAGAAGTGATTCAAGCCGTGGGTGGTTAA
- a CDS encoding glycoside hydrolase family 18 protein: MIRKTLVLAVATSLLSLTGFWANAQTNTKKQEQHFLLAGYLQASNIKAFDTVALKYLDRIYFFSVTPDSTGAFFVSPEYIEKMKMLQSVMRPSQALYLVIGGWTGSQNIHGMAADPAKKAAYIKALVEFCQSAHLNGVDLDWEDYPKAVNANDFVALVQDMSTALHMANLPFTIALGTSAGKIALATRVLPYTDQINIMSYGKFDKEGRQATMEDFLSWMNSYEKAGIPKDKLIAGVPFYGKHLPIPGDTGPLAISYAQIVEKAHPGINENQYLNFSYNGIQLLTDKTKWLLQNQYPGIMFWELAHDVSATSNYSLLKAIYQAAVMKK; the protein is encoded by the coding sequence ATGATTAGAAAAACGTTGGTTCTTGCAGTTGCTACATCCTTGCTGTCACTTACAGGCTTTTGGGCAAATGCACAAACAAACACGAAAAAGCAAGAGCAGCATTTTTTACTGGCAGGTTATTTACAAGCCAGCAATATAAAAGCCTTTGACACAGTTGCATTAAAATACCTGGATCGAATCTATTTTTTCTCCGTTACGCCAGATTCTACAGGAGCGTTTTTTGTTAGTCCCGAGTACATAGAAAAAATGAAGATGCTGCAATCGGTTATGCGACCATCACAAGCCTTATACCTGGTGATAGGTGGATGGACCGGGTCGCAAAATATTCACGGCATGGCAGCCGATCCCGCTAAAAAAGCGGCCTATATAAAAGCACTGGTCGAGTTTTGTCAATCGGCTCACTTAAATGGTGTTGACTTAGATTGGGAAGATTACCCAAAGGCCGTAAATGCTAATGATTTTGTAGCCCTGGTACAAGATATGTCTACTGCACTTCATATGGCCAACCTGCCATTCACCATCGCACTGGGAACATCGGCTGGTAAAATAGCATTGGCGACACGTGTACTTCCCTATACCGATCAAATAAATATCATGTCGTATGGCAAGTTTGATAAAGAAGGCAGACAGGCCACTATGGAAGACTTTTTATCATGGATGAACAGTTATGAAAAAGCAGGTATACCAAAAGACAAACTGATAGCCGGAGTGCCCTTCTATGGCAAGCACCTGCCAATACCCGGCGATACAGGTCCATTAGCTATCAGTTATGCCCAGATTGTAGAGAAGGCGCATCCAGGCATCAATGAAAACCAGTATCTAAACTTTAGCTATAACGGTATTCAACTGCTGACCGATAAAACAAAGTGGTTGTTACAAAACCAATACCCCGGCATCATGTTTTGGGAACTAGCTCATGATGTTTCTGCCACATCAAATTACTCTTTACTAAAAGCCATTTATCAAGCTGCGGTTATGAAAAAATAA
- a CDS encoding class I SAM-dependent methyltransferase, producing the protein MPALFLSLKMELKQAIELIYNDCIVQHRVTVWADLGCGTGLFTQALAQLLQPGSAIHAVDSDKGALSQLGSLPGNVTLDKIQANFERDDLSFNELDGILMANSIHYIEDKIRFIRKAEKWLRPSGCFLLVEYDTELANPWVPYPLPFNTLKQLFIQLGYKEVKKLQERSSIYNRASIYSALVR; encoded by the coding sequence ATGCCAGCTCTTTTTTTAAGTTTGAAGATGGAGCTTAAACAAGCCATTGAGTTGATCTATAACGACTGCATTGTTCAACATAGAGTCACAGTCTGGGCTGACCTAGGTTGCGGTACAGGTTTGTTTACGCAGGCTTTAGCGCAACTTCTACAACCCGGTAGTGCTATACACGCTGTTGACTCCGACAAAGGAGCGCTTTCCCAATTAGGGAGCCTGCCAGGCAATGTAACCTTGGATAAAATACAGGCCAATTTTGAAAGGGATGATTTGTCTTTTAATGAGCTGGATGGTATCCTCATGGCCAATTCAATTCACTATATAGAAGATAAGATCAGGTTTATAAGAAAAGCAGAAAAATGGCTCCGCCCCAGCGGCTGTTTTTTGTTGGTAGAGTATGATACTGAACTGGCGAATCCATGGGTGCCATACCCGCTACCTTTTAATACGCTAAAGCAGTTGTTTATACAATTGGGTTATAAAGAAGTGAAGAAACTACAAGAGCGGTCTTCGATATACAATAGGGCTTCAATTTATTCGGCATTGGTTAGATAA
- a CDS encoding ELWxxDGT repeat protein yields MNSRRLSCWLLYLLGSVTVTMAQLPYGKKLPPPAVNSRDVQLFNYYNQKKGDLPSVSYDTVMKQFVRHAPGQRISNYSVTGQTLSNQSAQAAKLPVTASSAFQLTKDINTRSDGFPENNPANAFYSFAVLNNVSYFFSNDGIHGNELWRSDGTTAGTYLVKDINPFGDASSGGANIIAANGLLFFAASTGDYGLEPWVSDGTEAGTHLLKDINFANSSGYPSQFVDVNGVVFFTVTINGTNDQLWKTDGTEDGTVLVKDFLQSFIGYRIFELMEANNLAYFIVYTWNTGFQLFRSDGTDIGTYLVRDIGWNTDFDGITAPSQLTEYNNALYFSANDNSGRKLWVSDGTFDGTMPAPGNNDILMQENYNNIYKNYPYRILNNVIYFAGYTFTDGGGLYKYDAVNGAVLVKDLTDVPDSPFDDVVDFVVPVDFTIVNDKLFFKVISNIGGSHDQLWITNGQADQTQLIKEFPSDQGTYPYNFFNGNGVLYFVVNNYADYGTELWSSDGSSGGTSVVKDINPGKLSAYPDDLTFCNGKLLFRADSDAGTELWSSAGSAASTVLVKDINTTTTNGSDAGYMFKGIGLTEYGIVFNAFTPSLGGELYKSDGTAAGTGLLNDIAAGADWSYPNNYMYKNKVTYFIGDDVNGTAIYKTNGASAGLQRITPYINRQQYFVVNYNITDQGLILYTLGNHYTGDALELWRSNGTEAGTFLLTTNLSYYNNNYIEVIGNTAFFIAGDFNTGYELWKSDGTVAGTKMVKDINPGFGGSDPYSFYVYKNTLYFGAYDGTGIDFHRSLWKSDGTEKGTVKLKAIEPTYYQSYFNTEPQHVFQESGGTLYFTATEYNTYGNELWKTNGTDAGTKLVKDINPYTGSFPNYLTDLKGTLYFFADDGVAGLELWTTNGTEKGTAMIKDITPGFGSSYSSLCTAGGKLFFMNNTTFPAKLWSSEGTAATTKEVVDDGLVGLTDISQLTASGNKLFFGAYTKKYGREMYVGDAATSKLNASMVQAANKPIEIAPVFEAELYPNPAKDKAVLHIQRDIENATISIVDMNGKTIWQKNVRKQTTIQLPVSTLTAGVYMVTVNTDKGSKMYQLVKE; encoded by the coding sequence ATGAACTCTAGACGTTTGTCCTGTTGGTTGCTTTATCTACTGGGATCTGTAACGGTAACCATGGCGCAGTTGCCGTATGGTAAAAAGTTGCCGCCACCTGCTGTCAACAGCAGAGATGTACAGTTATTTAATTACTATAACCAGAAAAAAGGGGATCTGCCATCTGTTTCGTATGATACTGTCATGAAACAGTTTGTCCGGCATGCTCCTGGCCAAAGAATTTCAAATTATTCAGTCACTGGCCAAACGCTTTCCAACCAGTCTGCTCAAGCAGCAAAACTGCCAGTAACTGCATCGTCGGCTTTCCAGCTTACAAAGGATATTAATACAAGATCTGATGGCTTTCCGGAAAACAATCCAGCCAATGCCTTCTACAGTTTTGCCGTGCTCAATAATGTCAGCTATTTTTTTTCCAATGATGGTATTCATGGAAATGAGCTATGGCGAAGTGATGGAACGACTGCTGGTACCTACCTGGTAAAAGATATTAATCCCTTTGGTGATGCCAGTTCGGGAGGGGCTAATATTATTGCTGCTAATGGCCTACTCTTTTTCGCTGCTTCTACAGGCGATTATGGTTTGGAGCCGTGGGTCTCTGATGGAACGGAAGCTGGTACGCATTTGTTGAAAGACATCAATTTCGCCAATAGTTCTGGCTACCCTTCTCAATTTGTGGATGTAAATGGCGTTGTATTTTTTACCGTTACCATCAATGGAACAAATGATCAATTATGGAAAACAGACGGTACAGAAGACGGCACTGTATTGGTCAAAGACTTTTTACAGTCGTTTATTGGTTACCGGATTTTTGAATTAATGGAAGCCAACAACCTGGCTTATTTTATTGTGTATACCTGGAACACCGGCTTTCAACTTTTCCGGAGCGATGGTACAGATATAGGTACCTACCTGGTCAGGGATATTGGTTGGAATACTGATTTTGATGGAATAACAGCACCCAGCCAGTTGACCGAGTATAACAATGCACTTTATTTTTCAGCTAATGATAATAGTGGGCGTAAGCTGTGGGTGTCTGATGGTACGTTCGATGGTACGATGCCTGCGCCGGGAAATAACGATATCTTGATGCAGGAAAATTATAATAACATTTATAAGAATTATCCCTACCGCATTCTGAACAATGTAATCTACTTTGCCGGGTATACGTTTACTGATGGCGGAGGCCTTTATAAATATGATGCTGTCAACGGTGCAGTGCTGGTAAAAGATCTGACAGATGTTCCGGATTCTCCTTTTGATGATGTTGTTGATTTTGTGGTGCCGGTAGATTTTACCATTGTGAACGATAAACTCTTTTTCAAAGTCATCAGTAATATTGGTGGCTCCCATGATCAATTATGGATCACCAATGGGCAAGCTGATCAAACCCAATTAATCAAAGAATTCCCTTCTGATCAAGGTACATACCCTTATAATTTTTTCAATGGAAACGGCGTCCTCTATTTTGTAGTGAATAATTATGCTGACTATGGTACAGAACTGTGGAGCAGTGATGGTTCATCGGGTGGGACCAGCGTGGTTAAGGATATAAACCCGGGGAAACTAAGTGCGTATCCAGATGATCTCACGTTCTGTAATGGTAAGTTGTTATTTCGGGCAGATTCGGATGCCGGTACTGAGTTGTGGTCTTCAGCCGGTAGTGCTGCCAGCACTGTATTGGTAAAGGATATCAATACCACAACAACCAATGGTTCTGATGCTGGTTATATGTTTAAAGGAATTGGGTTAACAGAGTATGGTATAGTCTTTAACGCCTTTACACCTTCCTTAGGAGGCGAGTTGTATAAATCTGATGGAACGGCTGCCGGTACCGGTTTACTAAATGATATTGCAGCAGGAGCAGACTGGTCGTATCCGAACAACTATATGTATAAGAATAAGGTGACGTACTTCATTGGCGATGATGTCAATGGTACAGCGATTTATAAAACGAATGGTGCGTCAGCAGGGCTGCAGCGCATAACGCCTTATATAAACAGGCAGCAGTATTTTGTAGTCAACTATAACATAACCGATCAAGGGCTTATCCTTTACACCTTAGGAAACCATTATACTGGTGATGCGCTGGAACTTTGGCGCAGTAATGGCACAGAAGCGGGTACCTTCCTGCTCACAACAAACCTGTCCTACTATAACAATAACTATATAGAAGTGATAGGCAATACGGCTTTCTTTATTGCCGGCGATTTTAATACGGGTTATGAACTGTGGAAAAGTGATGGCACGGTAGCTGGAACAAAGATGGTAAAAGATATCAATCCCGGATTTGGAGGATCGGATCCATACAGTTTTTATGTGTATAAAAACACCCTCTACTTTGGAGCCTATGATGGTACAGGAATTGACTTTCATAGATCGCTTTGGAAAAGTGATGGTACAGAAAAAGGAACGGTAAAGTTGAAAGCTATTGAGCCCACGTATTATCAATCTTATTTCAATACAGAGCCACAACATGTTTTCCAGGAGTCGGGCGGAACTTTATATTTTACCGCTACCGAATACAATACCTATGGAAATGAACTATGGAAGACCAATGGCACAGATGCCGGTACCAAACTGGTAAAAGACATAAATCCCTATACAGGTTCCTTTCCCAATTATTTGACAGATCTAAAGGGTACGTTGTATTTTTTTGCAGATGACGGTGTGGCAGGATTAGAGCTTTGGACTACCAATGGTACAGAGAAAGGTACAGCGATGATAAAAGATATAACACCTGGATTTGGAAGTTCTTATTCCAGTCTTTGCACTGCAGGCGGTAAGCTTTTCTTTATGAACAACACGACATTTCCCGCTAAGCTATGGTCGTCTGAAGGCACTGCTGCTACAACTAAGGAAGTAGTTGACGATGGGTTAGTGGGACTAACTGATATTTCTCAATTGACCGCCTCTGGCAATAAACTCTTCTTTGGCGCCTATACTAAAAAGTATGGAAGGGAAATGTATGTAGGCGATGCGGCCACTTCTAAATTGAATGCCAGCATGGTGCAAGCTGCTAACAAGCCGATTGAGATAGCTCCCGTTTTTGAAGCAGAATTGTATCCTAATCCTGCAAAGGATAAAGCCGTTTTACACATCCAGAGAGATATAGAAAATGCTACGATTTCAATAGTGGATATGAATGGTAAAACGATCTGGCAAAAAAATGTGCGGAAGCAAACAACTATTCAACTTCCGGTTTCAACACTTACTGCTGGTGTATACATGGTGACTGTAAATACCGATAAGGGCAGCAAAATGTATCAATTGGTAAAAGAATAA
- a CDS encoding TolC family protein has protein sequence MHKLQQYIGLGVLGVTLAMTSCKVPAITQVTENKAVPESFGSGQDSVNMATLKWRNYFTDKNLVSLIDTALKNNQELRITLQEIEIAKNDIRFRHGAILPTVGARLGMGVEKVGRYTSQGAGDASTEMKPGVEMPEALPDYTAAAYAKWEVDIWKKLRNAKKAAISRYLATMEGKNFVITNLIAEVANSYYELLALDNQLEMVKQNITLQQNALEVVKVQKEATRVTELAVQKFEAEVLKSQSMEYGILQDIKETENKINFLLARYPQPIPRDKSNFLNLVPATVQAGIPSQLLANRPDIRQAELELEAAKLDVKVARAEFYPSLEISAALGFQAFKPTYLMRMPESLLYSLAGDLAGPLINRNAIKAEFNNASAKQVQAMYNYERSILNGYLEVSTQLSRISNLEKSYDLKSREVNALTKSIDIANTLFNNARADYLEVLMTQRDALESKLELIETKKAQLNAVVNIYRDLGGGWQ, from the coding sequence ATGCATAAGCTCCAACAATATATAGGCTTGGGTGTGCTGGGTGTTACACTGGCTATGACCAGTTGTAAGGTGCCGGCCATTACGCAGGTCACTGAAAATAAGGCCGTACCAGAAAGCTTTGGTAGCGGACAAGACTCCGTGAATATGGCCACCCTAAAATGGCGAAACTATTTCACGGATAAAAACCTGGTTAGCCTGATTGATACAGCGCTGAAAAACAACCAGGAGCTGCGGATCACACTGCAGGAAATTGAAATAGCCAAGAATGATATCCGGTTCCGGCATGGGGCCATACTGCCAACAGTTGGGGCCAGGCTGGGTATGGGTGTAGAAAAAGTAGGTAGGTATACCAGCCAGGGTGCTGGTGATGCCTCTACAGAGATGAAGCCGGGTGTGGAAATGCCCGAGGCTTTACCGGACTATACCGCTGCCGCCTATGCGAAATGGGAAGTAGATATCTGGAAGAAGCTGCGTAACGCCAAGAAGGCCGCCATTAGCCGATACCTGGCAACTATGGAAGGCAAGAACTTTGTGATCACCAACCTGATTGCAGAGGTAGCTAACTCTTATTATGAGTTGCTGGCCCTGGATAACCAGTTGGAGATGGTGAAGCAAAACATTACACTGCAACAAAATGCCCTTGAAGTGGTGAAAGTGCAGAAAGAGGCCACAAGGGTAACAGAGCTTGCTGTGCAGAAATTTGAGGCTGAAGTATTGAAGTCGCAAAGCATGGAGTATGGCATACTGCAGGATATCAAGGAAACGGAGAACAAGATCAACTTCCTGTTGGCCCGCTATCCGCAACCTATTCCAAGAGATAAAAGCAATTTCCTGAACCTGGTACCGGCTACCGTACAAGCAGGTATTCCATCTCAGTTGCTCGCTAACAGACCAGATATCCGCCAGGCGGAATTGGAGCTGGAGGCTGCCAAGCTGGATGTGAAAGTGGCACGTGCGGAATTTTATCCCTCGTTAGAGATTTCAGCTGCATTAGGTTTCCAGGCATTTAAGCCAACCTATTTAATGCGTATGCCAGAGTCGTTATTGTACTCCCTGGCAGGCGACCTGGCAGGGCCGTTGATTAACCGTAATGCGATCAAAGCAGAATTTAATAATGCGAGTGCCAAACAAGTGCAGGCGATGTACAACTATGAGCGTAGTATTTTGAATGGCTACCTGGAAGTGTCTACACAGCTTTCCCGGATCAGTAACCTGGAAAAGAGCTACGATCTGAAGTCCAGAGAAGTGAATGCACTTACCAAGTCGATTGATATCGCTAATACGTTGTTCAATAATGCCCGGGCTGATTACCTGGAGGTGTTAATGACACAGCGGGATGCATTAGAGTCCAAACTGGAATTGATAGAAACGAAGAAAGCGCAGTTAAATGCTGTTGTCAATATCTACCGCGATCTAGGTGGTGGTTGGCAGTAA